A stretch of the Planctomycetia bacterium genome encodes the following:
- a CDS encoding AAA family ATPase produces the protein MQLHEQYRPRAWHEVVGQDKVIAKLGALKARGLTGRAFWLAGVSGSGKTSIARLIAGEVADDFDTLEIDAGEVSLSWLRETERSLASRGLTGRGRAVIVNEAHGLRKDSIRA, from the coding sequence GCCCGCGTGCTTGGCACGAAGTCGTCGGCCAAGACAAAGTCATCGCGAAGCTTGGCGCGTTGAAAGCACGCGGCTTGACGGGCCGCGCTTTTTGGCTCGCCGGAGTCTCCGGCAGCGGCAAGACGTCGATCGCAAGATTGATTGCCGGTGAAGTCGCCGATGACTTCGACACACTCGAAATCGATGCTGGCGAAGTCTCACTCTCCTGGCTACGCGAAACCGAACGCTCGCTCGCCTCACGCGGTCTCACCGGTCGCGGCCGCGCCGTCATCGTCAACGAAGCCCACGGCCTACGGAAAGACTCCATCCGCGC